The following coding sequences lie in one Streptosporangiales bacterium genomic window:
- a CDS encoding ROK family protein has translation MSRSAEGFGIDIGGTGMKGAPVDLDKGEFAEERHRISTPHPSTPDAVAGVVAEIVDHFGKHAGDRPIGITVPAVVQRGVVRTAANIDQAWIGTDAEGLFGRRLASEVHVVNDADAAGVAEVRYGAARGTTGLVLVATLGTGIGTALLLDGALVPNSELGHIEIDGHDAEDRAAARQREQEDLSWEEYAERLQRYFATIEDLLWPDLIVVGGGVSKRSDRFLPLLHLRAPIVAAQLHNTAGVVGAAAVASERSG, from the coding sequence ATGAGCAGATCGGCAGAGGGTTTCGGGATCGACATCGGGGGCACCGGCATGAAGGGTGCGCCGGTCGACCTCGACAAGGGGGAGTTCGCCGAAGAGCGGCACCGCATCTCCACACCGCACCCGTCGACGCCCGACGCCGTCGCAGGCGTGGTCGCGGAGATCGTCGACCACTTCGGCAAGCACGCGGGTGACCGGCCGATCGGCATCACGGTGCCGGCGGTCGTCCAGCGCGGCGTGGTACGTACCGCCGCGAACATCGACCAGGCATGGATCGGCACCGACGCCGAGGGCCTGTTCGGCCGCAGGCTCGCCAGCGAGGTGCACGTCGTCAACGACGCCGACGCCGCGGGTGTCGCCGAGGTCAGGTACGGCGCCGCGCGCGGCACCACCGGCCTCGTCCTCGTCGCGACGCTCGGCACCGGGATCGGCACGGCGCTCCTGCTCGACGGTGCGCTCGTCCCCAACAGCGAGCTCGGCCATATCGAGATCGATGGCCACGACGCCGAGGACAGGGCCGCCGCCAGGCAGCGCGAGCAGGAGGACCTGTCGTGGGAGGAGTACGCCGAGCGCCTGCAGCGGTACTTCGCCACCATCGAGGACCTGCTCTGGCCCGACCTGATCGTCGTCGGGGGCGGCGTCAGCAAGCGGTCGGACAGGTTCCTCCCGCTGCTCCACCTACGCGCGCCGATCGTCGCCGCCCAGCTGCACAACACCGCGGGGGTGGTCGGCGCCGCCGCGGTCGCCTCAGAACGTTCCGGCTGA
- a CDS encoding magnesium chelatase, with product MPSPPADLPKTVGELRAAGHELRGVRAELRDNLLAALRAGRDPWPGIVGFGETVLPKLERALIAGHDVVLLGERGQGKTRLLRSLAQLLDEWTPAIAGAELAEHPFEPITPASRRRAAELGADLPVTWVHRSQRYAEKLATPDTSVGDLVGDVDPVKVAEGRSLGDPETIHYGLVPRAHRGIVTINELPDLAERIQVALLNVMEERDIQVRGYILRLPLDVLLVASANPEDYTNRGRIITPLKDRFGAEIRTHYPNELDDEIALITQEADVVADVPDHLVEVAARFARHLRETPEVDQRSGVSARFAIAAVETVAAAALRRSALTGEDEAVARPVDLDTIPAVLRGKLEFESGLEASDDEDVDELLTHLLRRSVADTARSRLAGVDLTPLVEAVATGDRVVTGATVPASEVVGALSSASVVSGALQRLGVGEGDPPGHVAAAVELACESLYLARRLAKDTDDEGRAVFSADPELDDL from the coding sequence ATCCCCTCGCCCCCTGCCGACCTGCCGAAGACCGTCGGCGAGCTGCGTGCCGCCGGCCACGAGCTGCGCGGCGTGCGCGCCGAGCTCCGCGACAACCTGCTGGCCGCGCTCCGCGCGGGCCGTGACCCGTGGCCCGGCATCGTCGGGTTCGGCGAGACGGTGCTGCCGAAGCTCGAGCGCGCCCTGATCGCCGGACACGACGTCGTCCTGCTCGGCGAGCGCGGCCAGGGCAAGACGCGGCTGCTGCGCAGCCTCGCCCAGCTGCTCGACGAGTGGACCCCGGCGATCGCCGGCGCCGAGCTCGCCGAGCACCCGTTCGAGCCGATCACGCCCGCGTCGCGTCGCCGTGCCGCCGAGCTCGGCGCCGACCTGCCGGTCACCTGGGTGCATCGGTCGCAGCGGTACGCGGAGAAGCTCGCCACGCCCGACACCTCCGTCGGCGACCTCGTCGGCGACGTCGACCCCGTCAAGGTGGCGGAGGGACGCAGCCTCGGCGACCCGGAGACCATCCACTACGGCCTGGTGCCCCGCGCACACCGTGGCATCGTCACCATCAACGAGCTGCCCGACCTCGCCGAGCGCATCCAGGTGGCGCTGCTCAACGTGATGGAGGAGCGCGACATCCAGGTGCGCGGGTACATCCTCCGGCTGCCGCTCGACGTCCTGCTCGTCGCGTCCGCCAACCCCGAGGACTACACCAACCGCGGCCGCATCATCACGCCACTGAAGGACCGGTTCGGCGCGGAGATCCGTACCCACTACCCGAACGAGCTCGACGACGAGATCGCGCTGATCACCCAGGAGGCCGACGTCGTGGCCGACGTCCCCGACCACCTCGTCGAGGTGGCGGCGAGGTTCGCGCGGCACCTGCGCGAGACGCCGGAGGTCGACCAGCGGTCGGGCGTCTCCGCGCGCTTCGCGATCGCCGCGGTCGAGACGGTCGCCGCCGCGGCCCTGCGCAGGTCCGCGCTCACCGGCGAGGACGAGGCCGTCGCGCGTCCCGTCGACCTCGACACGATCCCGGCCGTGCTGCGCGGCAAGTTGGAGTTCGAGAGCGGACTGGAGGCGTCCGACGACGAGGACGTCGACGAGCTGCTCACCCACCTGCTGCGCAGGTCCGTCGCCGACACGGCACGATCGCGCCTGGCAGGCGTCGACCTGACGCCGCTCGTCGAGGCGGTCGCCACGGGCGACCGGGTCGTCACCGGTGCCACGGTCCCCGCGAGCGAGGTCGTCGGCGCGCTGTCGTCCGCGAGCGTGGTGAGCGGCGCGCTGCAGCGGCTCGGTGTCGGCGAGGGCGACCCGCCGGGACACGTCGCGGCCGCCGTCGAGCTCGCGTGCGAGTCGCTCTACCTCGCCCGGCGACTGGCGAAGGACACCGACGACGAGGGACGCGCGGTGTTCAGCGCCGACCCGGAGCTCGACGACCTCTGA
- a CDS encoding MarR family transcriptional regulator has protein sequence MQDEVDRLVEAWRRERPDLDVAPLDVLSRVSRLARHLDLARRTVLDGHDLEVWEFDVLTTLRRAGPPYELSPSELLKATLVTSGTMTNRIQRLAASGLVSRHPDPRDGRGARIRLTARGRTTADSVMADLLREERTLLASLTDAQRTTLASLLRTLLLPFDN, from the coding sequence ATGCAGGACGAGGTCGACCGGCTCGTCGAGGCGTGGCGCCGTGAGCGCCCCGACCTCGACGTCGCGCCGCTCGACGTCCTCAGCCGAGTCTCCCGGCTGGCCCGCCACCTCGACCTGGCGCGCCGTACGGTGCTCGACGGCCACGACCTCGAGGTGTGGGAGTTCGACGTCCTCACGACGCTGCGCCGCGCCGGCCCTCCGTACGAGCTCAGCCCCTCCGAGCTGCTGAAGGCGACGCTCGTCACCTCGGGGACGATGACCAACCGCATCCAGCGGCTCGCCGCGTCCGGGTTGGTGTCGCGGCACCCCGACCCGCGCGACGGCCGGGGCGCGCGCATCAGACTCACCGCTCGCGGCCGGACGACGGCCGACTCGGTGATGGCCGACCTGCTCCGCGAGGAACGCACACTGCTCGCGTCGCTCACCGACGCTCAGCGCACCACCCTGGCGTCCCTGCTCCGCACCCTCCTGCTCCCGTTCGACAACTGA
- a CDS encoding trans-aconitate 2-methyltransferase codes for MHWDATQYDRFTDDRSRPFHDLVARVGAGDPTYVVDLGCGTGHATATLADRWPGARVEGVDASADMLASAQAYAKDGRLAFTRGDLTTWTPREPVDVVVSNATLQWVPEHADLLPRYVEWLSPGGWLAFQVPGNHRAPAHLLLRDLRLSPRWRDLVGDGADRHLVVREPDAYLDLLGGLGCTLDVWETTYRHVLPGDDAVLEWMKGTGLRPVLSRLDEADGAEFLDEYGALLREEFPRRPWGTVLAFRRIFVVAHT; via the coding sequence GTGCACTGGGACGCGACGCAGTACGACAGGTTCACCGACGACAGGTCCCGGCCGTTCCACGACCTGGTCGCCCGGGTCGGCGCCGGCGATCCGACGTACGTCGTCGACCTCGGCTGCGGTACGGGTCACGCGACCGCGACACTCGCCGACCGCTGGCCGGGGGCGCGGGTGGAGGGCGTCGACGCCTCTGCCGACATGCTCGCTTCGGCGCAGGCGTATGCGAAGGACGGGCGGCTCGCGTTCACCCGCGGCGACCTGACGACGTGGACGCCGCGCGAGCCGGTCGACGTGGTCGTCTCCAACGCGACGCTCCAGTGGGTGCCGGAGCACGCCGACCTGCTGCCGCGGTACGTCGAGTGGCTGTCGCCCGGCGGCTGGCTCGCCTTCCAGGTGCCAGGCAACCATCGCGCGCCCGCCCACCTCCTGCTCCGCGACCTGCGCCTGTCCCCCCGCTGGCGCGACCTGGTCGGCGACGGTGCCGACCGGCACCTCGTGGTCCGCGAGCCCGACGCGTACCTCGACCTGCTTGGCGGGCTCGGTTGCACCCTCGACGTCTGGGAGACCACGTACCGGCACGTCCTGCCGGGCGACGACGCCGTCCTGGAGTGGATGAAGGGCACCGGCCTGCGTCCCGTGCTGAGCCGTCTCGACGAGGCCGACGGCGCGGAGTTCCTCGACGAGTACGGCGCCCTGCTCCGCGAGGAGTTCCCCCGCAGGCCGTGGGGCACCGTCCTCGCGTTCCGCCGCATCTTCGTCGTCGCGCACACCTGA